A single genomic interval of Rhododendron vialii isolate Sample 1 chromosome 3a, ASM3025357v1 harbors:
- the LOC131320316 gene encoding uncharacterized protein LOC131320316, whose amino-acid sequence MFSHFLFKSDTKKSEYQFGENIFSPNKQSFFFFFFSSKKTCRAHAAFWKWHRSTSCGLYLAGEKMEKKSWVVTLITQLSLCFGLFLVLNIGRPQSQKPIYQKKSSDRPPLDIHFVSVRGGFRPLEEQTLLLKQVEKVVKICKAEFVVDISELGEKDPLMQNATRSFESLKVPWYTTTALDRQGSDYFLKRVKTSHGATFDLIALNTGSLQDRPSGKGRDQLHWLTRILKASNSNWCIVVGFHPMEACNTTIEQNETKQVPVSLYTIFHKHGVNAYLSGQAYARLDKGLDFTPINQRLVSHREKGTGFLLHRVSSLEMVTYFISLTGEIVHKIVLQQQGKEFM is encoded by the exons ATGTTTTCCCATTTTTTGTTCAAATCAGACACCAAAAAATCTGAATACCAATTTGGGGAAAACATTTTCagcccaaacaaacagagcttcttcttcttctttttttcctcgaAAAAAACATGCAGAGCTCATGCAGCATTCTGGAAATGGCATAGATCCACCAGTTGCGGATTGTATCTTGCTGgagaaaaaatggagaaaaaatcaTGGGTTGTCACTCTGATTACACAGCTCTCACTCTGCTTTGGTCTCTTTCTTGTTCTAAACATTGGCCGCCCTCAGTCTCAGAAGCCCATTTACCAGAAGAAGAGCAGTGACAGGCCACCTCTTGATATTCACTTCGTCAGTGTCAGGGGAGGGTTTAGGCCTCTTGAAGAACAGACCCTTCTTCTCAAACAA GTGGAGAAGGTGGTAAAGATATGCAAGGCAGAGTTTGTGGTCGACATTAGTGAACTTGGGGAGAAAGATCCACTCATGCAGAAT GCTACACGATCTTTTGAGTCACTGAAAGTTCCCTG GTACACAACTACAGCTTTGGATAGGCAAGGATCAGATTATTTCCTCAAGCGGGTGAAAACTTCCCACGGGGCAACGTTCGATCTCATTGCCCTGAATACTGGTTCGCTACAA GATCGTCCAAGTGGCAAAGGAAGAGATCAACTACACTGGCTGACAAGGATACTAAAAGCAAGCAACAGTAACTG GTGCATTGTTGTTGGATTCCACCCAATGGAGGCTTGTAACACAACAATTGAGCAAAATGAGACAAAACAAGTTCCTGTCTCTCTCTACACCATATTCCATAAACATGGAGTG AATGCATACTTGAGCGGCCAGGCTTATGCTAGACTCGACAAAGGGCTTGATTTTACCCCTATCAACCAAAGACTGGTTTCCCACAG AGAAAAAGGTACCGGGTTCCTTCTCCACAGAGTGAGCTCCCTAGAGATG GTGACCTATTTCATTTCCTTGACGGGGGAAATTGTGCACAAAATTGTACTCCAACAACAGGGTAAGGAGTTCATGTAA